AACCATGCCGTTATTATTGTTGCGATAATCCACCTGCCCCAGCGTGCGTATTCCCGCCACGGCCACCATACCAAACATCACGATCCCCGCCCCGCCAAGCACCGGCTTGGGAACGGCAACGACCATCGCGGCCAGTACCGGGAATAGCCCCATGACGATCAGAATGCAGCCAGCCACACCGACAATAAAGCGACTACGTACCCCTGTCATACTCACCAGCCCGACGTTCTGGGCAAAAGCTGCATAAGGAAACATATTGAAAAAACCGGCAGCCAGGGTTGCAGCGCCAGTGGCATAAAGCCCACGTTTCAGTACGTCTTTATCCGCTTTGCGCCCAACGATTTCCCCCATCGCCATCATCGAAGACATGGTTTCTACCATCACCACAATCATCACCATCGAAAGCAGTACGGCAGGCACAAGGTGAAATTCTGGTTTTGCAAACCGCATTACAGTGGGAAAAGTTATCCAGCCGATGTCATCAAGCGGGGTAAGCGTGAGTTTACCCATACAGACATACACCAGGCTGCCCACGATAATACCTAACAGCACCGCGATATTTTTCAGCATACCCGTTGAGAAAGTGTAGATAACCAGAATCACCACCAGGGTGAAGACCGCCATCACCAGTGAGCCCCAACTGCCAAAATCGGCAGCGTGGGTGTTGCCGCCACCTATCCAGCCACCTGCCACAGGTAAAATCGACAGGCCAATAAGCGTGACGATGGTGCCCATCACCACTTTCGGGAAAAACCGCACCAGGCGGCTGATCCATGGAGCGCATAGAATAGTGAAAATCCCCGCCACGATAACCGCGCCGGAAATCCCCCCCATGCCATACTGCTGCCCGATTAGACTCAGTGGGATCAGTGCGGCAAAGGTACACCCCTGAATAATGGGCAAGCGGCTGCCAATCCAACGACCAATACCGATTGACTGCAAAATGGTGCCGCAGCCGCAGATACACAGATCGGTGCTGATCAATAAAATGATCTGCGAATCGGTAAACCCAACGGCTTTACCGATGATAAGCGGCACAGCAATCGCCCCGGCATACATCACCAGCACATGCTGAAAGCCATAAATAATCATCAACCCCAGCGGCAAAATCTCGTCTACTGGCTCGACTGACCGCCGGGCGGCCAATTGCGAAGAACTGTTCATTGTGTTCTCTCCGTGTGACTTACAGGCTATCCATTCTTGCCCACAGCTTTTGCGCACTATTACGTGCTTCGCGATAAAGGTTCTCCACGCTTTGCGGGAAGGCTTTATCTTCGTACACCATTTTCCCCTCCACCATCACGCTATCCACGTGGCTGCTGTTGAGCGCAAAGGCAAAATGCCCGGCGAGGTTTTCAGCCTGTAGCGGCGTTGGCGAGGTGTAATCCAGGATCGTGAGATCAGCCTTATAACCCGCAGCCAGCTTCCCGAAACGAGCCCCGAAATTCTCTTCGAGGATGGAATTCCCCTGCTGCAACATGGCAAGGAAGCTATCAGGCCACAGCGGTCCTCCGGCATCGCGATGTTTAAAGTACGCAAATTTCAGCTCTTCAAACATATCGGCACCAATACCATCTGTGCCTAATGCCACACGCTGCAACGCGGTGAGTTGCCGGTTGTACCCAACATGGTTGTTCATATTCGAACGCGCATTATGGGCAAGCGTCGCACCGCGCTGATTCAGCAAATTGATTTCGGTATCGCTGAGATAAAGGCCGTGGGCGATAAGCGTTTTCTTGCCGATTAAACCGGCTTCATCCAGGCGCACGATGGGGTCGCAGCCGTACTTATCATGGGAGTGAGAAACATCGTAGCTGTCTTCCGCCACGTGAATGTGCAGCCCCCGTCCGGTTTGATCTATTGCCTCTTTCAGCATCTGCATGCCCGCATCCGGCAGCGTAAAGGGCGCATGTGCGCCGATATGTGCCTCGACAAGGTACGAGCCAGAAGATGCCACTTTCTGCTGGTCGATAAGCTGTGCAAAGGCAATGTTCTCTTCCACGCCTTTTTCCAACTCAGCCAGCCCGCCATTGCGATCGGTGGTTTCATAGCAGGTCATGCCACGCAATCCCGCCTCAACAAACCCTTTACGCAGGATGCTTAAAGATCCCTGGATTGCGCACGGTGAAGCATGGTGGTCGATAACAGCACTGCAGCCGTGGCGAATGGCTTCCAGCGAGCAGATTACGCCGCTGTAATAGAGAGATTCCTCATCCAATGCGCGGTCCAGCCGCCACCAGAGGTTTTTTAACGTTGAGATAAAGTCCGGGCATGGCGCAATAGACGCCATAATTCCGCGAGCTAGCCCCGAGTAAAAGTGATTGTGTGCGCAAACCAGGCCAGGCATCACGATGCGCCCGTGCATATCTTTACACTTAGCTGCCGGATAACGAGCCGATAAGTTATTGCCCACATCAACAATCAGGCTACCTTCAACAGCAATATCAACACCTTCAAGCACACTTGCCGGGCAAACTGCACTGCCGTGGCATTCTTTAGAATTAACATCGTTATTCCTCCACGCTACCCAGCAGATAGCTGTGATGCTGTTTGATGTGGGTGATAATGGCGCTGACTTCTGCAAGTTCCGCAGGGATATCGCTTAATGAGCCATCGGCCTCAACAGACAGATTCCAGATCTCCTGCTGGTGGCGAACCAGGCATTCGTTGCTGCGCCACAGGAAGCCGGAGTTAGTGCTGTTAATGAAGTCGTTCTCCAGGCTGAAGATGGTGAATTTGTCTTTGTAAGGTTTGCCCTGCCACGGGCAGAACTGTGCGCAGTTGCCACATTCGTTGCAGTAAGCATCCAGATGCAGTGTCTGGAAACGATCTTTAAAGCCGGGGATGGAAATGGAAACGTTGGCGCGATTAGGACAAACATCGACGCATTTGGCGCAAACATAGTTGCACTCCAGACAACGCTGCGCTTCTTGTTGCGCAAAGGCATCACCCGCGTCAGCTTCAATCTGTTTAACGGCGACCCGCCCTTTACGTGCATAAGTGGCAACAGGATCGTTATTCAGCCAGCGTTTATCGCCTTTATCACTACGGATATTCTCTTGTGCCAGAATGGCATCCGTCGCTTTGCGCGCCCCGGCAATCGCGGAGACGATAGACAACGGTCCACTTTGCACATCACCAATCAGGAAGACTCCAGGTGCCGTGGTTTCCAGCGTTTGCGAATTAAGACGCGGATAACCTTTATCATCCAAAGGCACGCCCATGCGAGAAAGCAGCGTGTAGTTCGGGCTTTCGCCGATGGCGGAGATCAGCGTATCCACGGCCAGGGTTTCGGTTTGATCTGTGGTAATTGGTTTACGACGGCCCTTTTCGTCTGGTTCACCCAGTTGCATCACTCTGACTTGCAATTGGCCATTTTCAAGGCGTTCCGGATTGGCGAGGAAACGGAACTGCACGCCATCCTCTACGGCCTCTTCCACCTCTTCAGGCCATGCCGGCATTTCATTTTTGCTGCGACGATAAACAATGGTGGCGCTTTCCACACCAGGAATACGCAAAGCGGCCCTTGCGCAGTCCATCGCCGTATTCCCGGCCCCGACAACCGCCACATGACGACCTACGTTCAGTGCTTTGCCCTGGTTAAAAGCACGCAGGAAATCGAATGATTTATAAATATGACGGCTATCACCCTCCAGAGGGATGCCATTGTTACTCTCCGCACCAATCCCGATGCAAACGTAGTGGAAACCCTTCGCCTTGAGTTTTTCAACCGTCAGATTTGGCTCACAGTTAAAGACAAACTCCACGCCATGGGCGGCAACAAAATCGATATCGTGGCGGATTTTCTCTTCCGGGATACGGAACTGTGGAACAATGTTTTTCACCACGCCGCCGGCATTGGCCTCACGCTCGAAAAGTGTCACCTTATGGCCGGCACGGGCGAGGAAATAACCCGCAGCAAGCCCGGCAGGACCAGCACCCATCACCGCAACAGGGTGTTTTTCACCGGAACCGGCAGGTTTATGCCAGCGACTACGGTATTCAGCCGATCCTTTAGCCACCACCAGATCTTTAATGGCGCGAATGTTCAGCGAGTTTTCGTAATCAAGACGCGTGCAGTTGTACTGGCACTGGTGGTCGCAGATATGGCCGGTAATGGCGGGCAGCGCATTGCGTTGATAAATCAGTTCAAGTGCATCTGCGTAGCGACCTTCACCCGCAAGGCTTAGATATTCCGGGATGTCCTGGTGAATAGCACAGGCGGTCACGCAAGGCGCGACGTAACAATCGGTTAAAGGAAGCGGCCCGCCCGCATTAATCTGCTCCTTACTCTTCCACTCTTTCTGCGTCCATTTTTGTGTTAATGCATCTGCGGCAAGCTTTTCGAGCTTTGCCACATCAACGGAGTGTCGTTCCCAGCCGTCTCCTGTAGCCAGAATTTCCGCACATTTCGCCAGACGCAGATAGCCGCCCGGTTTGAGCAGATCCGTCGCCATCGTGATGGGATGAATACCCGTGGCAAAGATATCGGCAATATTAAACTGGCTGGCGCCGCCAGAATAAGAGATAGGCAACAGCCCCTGGAAAGCGTTAGAGAGCAACGCAGCCACGTTGATTGATAAAGGGTACAAGGCGCGGCCAGACATATACATCTCTTCACCTGGCAGGTGGCCTTTATGGTTGATAGTACCCAGTGTGTTAGTGAGTTTAACGCCAAATTCGCGCCCCACCGTTTTCCCTTGCGCCATCAAACGCTGTAGCATTTCCAGCGCCTGATCGATCTTAAGATCGTGGGCGAAAGACTCTTCCTTCAGACCGATATAATCAAACCCACAGCCGTCCAGAATTTCGCGTACGCGTGAATAGCCCAATAGCGTTGGGTTAAGTTTCACGAAGGTATGTAATTTTTTTTCGTTCAGCATATAGCTGCATATCGATTCTATTTCGTCCGGCGGGCAGCCGTGCATCGTAGAAAGCGTGACGCCTTTTACCATCGTGGCAGGAATTCGTTCAGGCAATTTCGTTAATTCTTCACGCCGCGCTTCCAGGCCCATCAGCGAAATAAAGGCATCGCTTGAGAGCAAATTTTTTAACTGCTGACGATAAGATGCAAATTTCGCGTTATTTGAGGCATCAATCATTTCGTCGATAAATTTTTGCATCGCAGGCTGCTTAATACCGTCAAGGTTATAGCCTACGCTCATGTTAAATATAAATGAGCGCCCGCTTATTCCATGACGAGGGGAAAATATTTCTTCAAGCAGCCACAGCGCAAACCACGCCTTGGCATATTCGTCCCAGGCTTTTAGCAGCGTGAACTCCGTCGACCACTCCGTATTAAAGGCTTCGTCTTCTGCATCGATGCAGGGTTTTTCCAGCTCCAGCCTGTCCAGAATTTGCACGGTTTTCAATTCGATAAAACTGCCGCCTGTAAGCCAGGAGGTGATGATATTCTGGGCAAGTTGGGTATGCGGCCCGGCTGCGGGGCCGACCGGGGTGTCACAGGTTTCACCAAAAATAGTGAGCTGTTTACGGGGATCGCGTGGATAAAACTCGCTTTCCGGGATGCCAAAAATAGAGCGATTCGCTTCATATTCGGCGAACATACGCTGTAGCAGTTCGCTAAAGGGAATCGGACGCATAATATCACTCATAGTCATTGCTCCTTAATAATGTGGCCTTTCGCCTTACGGGCATTTTTTTACAACAGCAGAAGCAACAACCGCGCCACTGCGCAGCATCTTTGCTGCGCAGTGCAGAATATGTGAAGGGGATCGCATGACTGGGTGGATATGGCATAAATTCAAATGCCACTTTGATATTTATCGAACGTTTAATTTCAAATTAAGAAATGTTTTATCGTAATGAGACGTTTAGAGAGTCATCGCGCTGAAATAACGCTATTTATTGCAGGGCATAGTTATTGCATGAATGAAAGCAAATGGTTTCTGAAACGGGAGTCGTCATGAGTATTTTTCAGCAGGCATGCCTTTGTGAAAACGAAAACCGCAGTTTTGCGCTGATCCACATTATTGAGTCCAGAGGCTCCACGCCACGCCATTCGGCAAGCATGTTGGTCACCGAAACGGGGGAAACCATCGGTACCATTGGCGGCGGCATGATGGAACGCTTGGTGCTGGATAGAACGCGGCAGGCGCTGGCCGACGAGTGTTCCTGCGTTTTTCAAGGCAGAATGGCGCGACAGGGCGAGCACGCCGTAGGTTCTGACTGCGGTGGCGCGATGACAGTCCATATCGCGGTTTATCCCAGGCGACCGTCGTTGATACTTGTTGGCGGGGGCCACGTTAACCGCGCGATAGCTCAGGCAGCAGTCCCTTTGAATTTTGATGTCCATGTGCTCGATACCTGGCAGGAAAGCCTTGATCACCCTGACATGCCAGCAACCTGTCATCGCATCTATGGAAATTCGTTTACCACTTTGATATCTGACCTGCCTCTGGATGATAAAAGCCTGGTGATTATCGCCACCAATCACCAGGACAAAGAATCCCTCGACGCATTATTACCGCGCCCTGCCCGTTTTCTTGGCCTGCTGGCCAGCAGCCGCAAAGTGCATCACTTTAAACAACAATTACAGCAGGAAGGTGTGGCGCAGGAGCAGATCGCGCGTTTGCGTTCGCCTGTGGGGTTAGATATTGGCGCCGAAACGCCACAAGAAATTGCGATCAGTGTGCTCGCAGAATTGTTGCTGGACATAAAAGGAGCTAAAAAGGTGGCGTCCGGCAAGCCTGAGGCTATTCATGCTGATGAGCTAAAAATGGCGACCCGCGTCGCCATGTAATCAATCTACATATTGCGCAAGCGGGTGCCGGTCTTACCGGCAATCCCGTCGCTGGCTTTTTCAAGAAGCGTAATAAGCGTTTCACGCCCTGGAGCCGATGCGGAAAAGTGCATAGCGGCTTCCACTTTTGGCAACATGGACCCTTTCGCAAACTGATCCTGTTCGATATAACGTTTAGCGTCGTCAACGGTAATGTTGTCCAGCCACTTCTGGTCAGGGCGATTAAAGTTAACGGCCACTTTTTCCACCGCTGTCAGAATGATCAGCATATCGGCATC
The nucleotide sequence above comes from Buttiauxella selenatireducens. Encoded proteins:
- the ygfK gene encoding putative selenate reductase subunit YgfK, whose protein sequence is MSDIMRPIPFSELLQRMFAEYEANRSIFGIPESEFYPRDPRKQLTIFGETCDTPVGPAAGPHTQLAQNIITSWLTGGSFIELKTVQILDRLELEKPCIDAEDEAFNTEWSTEFTLLKAWDEYAKAWFALWLLEEIFSPRHGISGRSFIFNMSVGYNLDGIKQPAMQKFIDEMIDASNNAKFASYRQQLKNLLSSDAFISLMGLEARREELTKLPERIPATMVKGVTLSTMHGCPPDEIESICSYMLNEKKLHTFVKLNPTLLGYSRVREILDGCGFDYIGLKEESFAHDLKIDQALEMLQRLMAQGKTVGREFGVKLTNTLGTINHKGHLPGEEMYMSGRALYPLSINVAALLSNAFQGLLPISYSGGASQFNIADIFATGIHPITMATDLLKPGGYLRLAKCAEILATGDGWERHSVDVAKLEKLAADALTQKWTQKEWKSKEQINAGGPLPLTDCYVAPCVTACAIHQDIPEYLSLAGEGRYADALELIYQRNALPAITGHICDHQCQYNCTRLDYENSLNIRAIKDLVVAKGSAEYRSRWHKPAGSGEKHPVAVMGAGPAGLAAGYFLARAGHKVTLFEREANAGGVVKNIVPQFRIPEEKIRHDIDFVAAHGVEFVFNCEPNLTVEKLKAKGFHYVCIGIGAESNNGIPLEGDSRHIYKSFDFLRAFNQGKALNVGRHVAVVGAGNTAMDCARAALRIPGVESATIVYRRSKNEMPAWPEEVEEAVEDGVQFRFLANPERLENGQLQVRVMQLGEPDEKGRRKPITTDQTETLAVDTLISAIGESPNYTLLSRMGVPLDDKGYPRLNSQTLETTAPGVFLIGDVQSGPLSIVSAIAGARKATDAILAQENIRSDKGDKRWLNNDPVATYARKGRVAVKQIEADAGDAFAQQEAQRCLECNYVCAKCVDVCPNRANVSISIPGFKDRFQTLHLDAYCNECGNCAQFCPWQGKPYKDKFTIFSLENDFINSTNSGFLWRSNECLVRHQQEIWNLSVEADGSLSDIPAELAEVSAIITHIKQHHSYLLGSVEE
- a CDS encoding XdhC family protein; this translates as MSIFQQACLCENENRSFALIHIIESRGSTPRHSASMLVTETGETIGTIGGGMMERLVLDRTRQALADECSCVFQGRMARQGEHAVGSDCGGAMTVHIAVYPRRPSLILVGGGHVNRAIAQAAVPLNFDVHVLDTWQESLDHPDMPATCHRIYGNSFTTLISDLPLDDKSLVIIATNHQDKESLDALLPRPARFLGLLASSRKVHHFKQQLQQEGVAQEQIARLRSPVGLDIGAETPQEIAISVLAELLLDIKGAKKVASGKPEAIHADELKMATRVAM
- a CDS encoding nucleobase:cation symporter-2 family protein, encoding MNSSSQLAARRSVEPVDEILPLGLMIIYGFQHVLVMYAGAIAVPLIIGKAVGFTDSQIILLISTDLCICGCGTILQSIGIGRWIGSRLPIIQGCTFAALIPLSLIGQQYGMGGISGAVIVAGIFTILCAPWISRLVRFFPKVVMGTIVTLIGLSILPVAGGWIGGGNTHAADFGSWGSLVMAVFTLVVILVIYTFSTGMLKNIAVLLGIIVGSLVYVCMGKLTLTPLDDIGWITFPTVMRFAKPEFHLVPAVLLSMVMIVVMVETMSSMMAMGEIVGRKADKDVLKRGLYATGAATLAAGFFNMFPYAAFAQNVGLVSMTGVRSRFIVGVAGCILIVMGLFPVLAAMVVAVPKPVLGGAGIVMFGMVAVAGIRTLGQVDYRNNNNGMVVALTLSIGLLPVLVPQLFQHLPEGIGMFLHSGITIGTAVAIVANLALNGGRHHEPVCDCNDNEVDNTTTAARSAAIRTVRVWLLVRRARQERAMGIQKGH